The Haematobia irritans isolate KBUSLIRL chromosome 1, ASM5000362v1, whole genome shotgun sequence DNA segment TACAGTTCCAGTTGTAAGTACAGTAGTACCAGCCGCCCAACCTGCTGCAGCAGCTTTACTTCCTGATGCCAATCAACCTCTACCTCCAGGAGAGgattaaatttaacaaatatcTCAAATTGTaatctttattattatttttttttcttctacaaaattttgttttatttactgTGTGTTGTCATTATCTATGTATGAAATATTGGGTGGCAAATAATTGGGTGTTTAATCATTATATTAAAGATTCACCTCATATATCATTTGTGTTCCGTTAAGACCAGCCAAAATATTCATGGCTGTTATCCTAGACATTTCTGCACGGGTATTGGTTTCCGCACTTCCAATATGTGGCAAAACAACAATATTGTCCAATGTCAATAGTGGATCATTTAAAGGCAAGGGCTCTGGTGTTGTGACATCCAAACCAGCAGCTAATATGCGTCGTTCTTTCAAGGCTTTGTATAGGGCTGGTTGATCAACTACCCCTCCACGGGCTATGttgataaaaatacaattactTTTCATTTTATCAAAAGCCGAACTGTTAAAGATTTCTTTTGTCTCAGGTGTTAGAGCACAACAAGCAATGATGAAATCTGATTCACTTAACATTTCTTCAAAGGAAACATATGAAGCAGATACCTGTTTGGCCTCTTTAGGACGTTCCGTACGTGTAGTATAGGTAATAAGGGAGGGTTTAAAAGGCACCAAACGACTAGCAATTTCCTGGCCAATGCGTCCAAAACCAAATAGGCCTATACGAGCCCCCTTTAAACCTTGACCACACATCCAACTAGGTGCCCAAGATTTCCATCCTCCATTGTAAACCTCCTTGTTGGCCTCGATCAAACGTCTATTTGTCGCCAATATCAAAGCTAATGTGAGTTCAGCAGTTGCATCAGTCAAAACTTCGGGAGTATATCCAACTCGAATTCCTCGCTTTTTACACTCCTGAAGATCAATATGCTCATAGCCCACTGATATTGTGGAAATACATTTCAATTGAGGGCCAGCCTTTTCAATTACTTCTGCATCGATTTTGTCTGTCAATGCACAGAAAAGGGCATCTTTACCCTGGATTTGTTTCAAGAGTTCATCGCGTGGAACCGGTTTTGGTTCAGACCATGTTGTTACGTTACATCtatggagaaaaatttttttactgttccGAACTTCTAATTTACCAAACATACTCCTTTTTCAATAAATCCAAACCAACAGCGGCCACATCTGGTCTAGTTACATATACACTTTTGGGATTTTCCATTTTAGAAGAAGTTTGCCGTAAAGTACCTGTGATGTTATCAATTGATTTGAGCCGTCGTAAAACTAAACAACTTTGCAGTTTTATCAAATGCCGTGTAACGAACATTTTGTCTGGAGAATGGATTACCACCTGTTAGTGTATTTGTGTTGGCCGATACAGCTGATTTTATTAGAGTAACCAGTCGATTGTATAATGTTCTAAAGACCCAGTGGGgtaaattgaaaatgttgtggtttgtatatggtctcgatcTGGAATCCGTTTCAATTACATCCTTAACTTTAGAATACTTTGAGACCaatcaattttttgtaatattttctcaaatttttccaAGTGATCTCGTAGGGCAACTTGCCGATATGAGGAGGTATTTCTCGTTTTCTTAAGCCCTTTTTTATGAGGCTTACATTAAAAACGATCTTTATCGCGGGTGCTACCACTAACCTGGCAATTACATCCTGGCAACCAACTCGTCGTGAAAGTCTTTTCCATGCATTCGTAAACATAAAACACAGTATTACAATATCGATCATAGAAGaccctaatttaaaataaaaggcTTTCAATTGCAATTCCTCTCAATATACTCTGCTGGAAAcgattataataaataaaactcataCATGGTTCCAGTGTCAGGAGGTTATCAGGACTTCAAATGTAGGAATCTGATAAGACGAATTATGGATTTGTAATACATCTATAAATTTCTTTGAGACTTTTGaaccatataaataaaaaatattttaatgtatataagaaacatttttgtagataaATTAACCTGCGAAAACCGCTTATTTTTAATATGTATTTCAATTCCACCAAAACGTCCTTCTGCATAGAGAAAATGACCGTACAATggaaatatgtaaaaaaataattcattttcgTCATTTTAACCGCCTAATCACAGCGACAAATCAGAAATCAATTTTGTTTGTAGACCATAATACATCAttctaatattttgactaatGGCAAAACTTACAGCTCAAATAAAAAGATTATGCTAGAATAACAAACTAGAACATTTATgtgtttatttttagaaaaaatgtcattctaacaaaattttatgtcgcaAATATATTTGCGTATATCTGAAGAGTTCGATTCTCTTTTATATTTAATGATAAAGCCAGAGATTAAAATCCGACATAGATCATTAGTTTCGGATTGCAAATAAATATATCAGTTCCAAATGTTTCATAtgtctttttaaaaaaatattctttgaaaAGCCTTGGAAAATGGAACTTGGTATTTTCGTGATTTGGACTTAttcgataaaattaaataaggaAAACCTTAATTGAAACAATAGTCGAACCTCAGTCCGAGTTTGATGCATTAGCAAAGTATTTTATAGCAAACAGAAAATACTTGCCCCAGTATCTGAGAGTACACGAATAAACCTATTGTCTTCTTGGTATTTTGCAACCTAACCAACAGCTGTTTTGTGTTTACAAACAAACGAGTTTAAACGTTTATCGCTGTCAAGGAAAATGCGGTTTACTTGGAGGGGTTTTAAACCTtgaataaaatggaaatatcaaGCATTATGGATATatgtgaaacaaaacaaaatgcagATATTAAAAGAAAGGCTGAAAGTGATCTAGTGTGTAAACAAgtgcataaaaaaatttgccaagaaCCAAACTCACCGAAAATTATATCACTGGAAAGTAGCCAATGTGCTCCTTTCAACGAGAATAACAATATAACAGAGGAGACGAAAAATATTTCATCACAAGGTTTACCAAAAAAGGAGTTTTTGGAAACGGAAGCAGGCAGTCCagaaaagaaacaacaaaactttattccaaAAAGTCCAAAAAAACGTCTGGAATTTCCAACTACTTCTGGAAGAGAAAACCAAACAAAAgtcaaagaaaaattcatctaTGGCAATTACACACAATATTATGGTTATCGAAATAAAGACAAAGATTTCCATGACATACGATTGGATGTGTTTGAGAAATACAAAGATTCGTTTAAAGATAAACTTGTATTGGATGTAGGCTGTAATAGCGGATTCATAACCATGGAAGTGGCTAAAAGATTTGAAGTCAAGTCTATAGTAGGATTAGACATAGACAAACATCTTATTAATCAAGCCATTAAATCTGTAATTCGTCACAAAAAGGCATTACCAATAAATAGTGACCTTAAGCGTTCTCATAAATTCCCATTCAATGTAACATTTGTTCATGGAAATTATGTTTTACGGGATGCCGTTCTCTTGGAAATCGAAAGACCTCAATTTGATGTGATACTTTgcctttctataacaaaatggaTACACTTAAATTTCGGTGACAATGGTTTGAAGATGGCTTTCAGGCGAATGTTTCTACAACTACATCCGAAGGGTATACTGATATTGGAAGCTCAACCATTTGATAACTATGGAAGGCGGAAGAAAATGACTGTATGTATAAGCTCCTAAAAATTCGCATGATATGATGaagttctaatttttttttgatttttcatttcaggagacaatatacacaaattatacaaatatgaaattttttcccaaaaatttcgatgaatttttgTTATCGCCAGAGATTGGTTTTGTTAAAATGGAAATAATGGGAGTACCTGATCATTGTAAAAAAGGCTTTAAAAGACCTTTACAAATATTCTACAAAGAAtagttgaaataaaagaaaaacaattatccTCGTTATTATTCGGAAGTCTTCCTTTTTTTATTGGGTGTCAAAGGAGGAGATTTTAAAGTTTCTAGTACAGTGGGAAGATGCTTTTCTAGAAGTTCCTCAGAACTTATTGTAAAACTGCTATCAACCCATATGCCCTTCAATTGATTGATTATCAGACCCATTTTCTTAGTCGGTTCTAGACCCCGTTCTTTCAAAGTGTTCCCATTGATAGGAAATCTAGGCGTATTCCATGATTTAAGGGATTTATAAAGCTCTGGTTTATGCTTATATTTCAGTAGTTGTTCAACGAACTCCCGATTGGCATATGGTCGGAGACATAATCTTTGATAATCCAATAACGTAATATAATCCACATCAACCTGAAAAAAAGACAAATTTATCTTTGCTATAAATTTAGAGTATTAAGAACTTACCTTGTCTCTATACTGGGTAATGAATAGAGCCATGTCACGCTCAAAAGCTGATAGGCGCAATCTTTCGTGCAGCTTCATAACATCTTCGACAGTATTAAGCAATGATATCATTACTAGTATGGGATAATGCGAGTCATCAAAGTCTTTCAAAGCCATACATAGACGCTTAAACTCAACAATATTAGGATCCTGAGGTAAACCACAATGAACTGTCATTTGACAATTTATCATTTCCAATACAAGTTCTTCGGCAAAGTTACCCACAACTATTTTCTTCATTTCAGACCATATACGTTCTCCACTTATCTTAGCCAAACCCTCAGCATTGTTGCGAATTGCCTCCAATGTTGGAGCATCGTGACAGTTGGGCTCTCTTGCTATGCGTCCATAGAAACGGAAATATCTTAAGATGCGAAGATAATCTTCTTGTATGCGCACAGAAGCATCTCCCACAAAAACTACACGCCGCTGTTGCAGATCCTCGTAGCCAAAGAAGTAATCATAGACAGTACCATCGAAACCCAAAAACATCGAGTTAATGGTTAAATCTCTACGATTAGCATCCAATTGCCAATCGGTGGTATACTGTACCTCTGCATGACGACCATCGGTGCGTACGTCTATTCGCAATGTGGTTACTTCAAAATTCTCTTTATTAGCTATTCGTGGTGTAATGGTACCATGTTTTTCACCCTTCGTATTTACCATGCGAATTTCTTCTGTTTTAAACATTTCCTTCATTTCGTCTGGTGTAGCTGTGGTCGCAAAATCAATGTCTTTGGGTTTAATGTCCATAAGAATATCCCGAACAGCCCCACCAGCAATACGGAGCTCATGATTGTATTTCTTGAAAATATTCACAAGCGTCATCAACTCGTCggtgaatatactccgaaattcTGGGgaatctatttttttaaatgctgGATTGTCACGCATTTTTTCCGGCACTCCTTGTATCTTAGCTTTGAATTCTTTTGTTTGCTGCTGTGCCATATATCGCCGATGCTGCACAGCAAAAGATAATAATTGTCTGTTGAAGAGTTTTACCAACTTTTGGTTAATAATCATAACTAATTAAGACACACTCAAAGCTATTCATGTTATAATTTCGAAAAAGTAAAAGGGAAAAAATGCGTGGGGACGATAAAATAAACAGAAACATATGGCTAACACGGATATTACCTTATTCAAAGTCTACGACGTCGTTCTTTGTCAAGACTAATTTAAGGGCAAATGTTGCCACCTATAATAGGCCTGTGGTGTCAACAATGTGTACAAACAGATGTCGCACTTATATTGCAGGCAAATCGCAATAGAGATCGTAGTTGAATatgaaattgtcgtgacacacGTGAATCACGTGgtcgtgaacaaaatttaaaagcacTCTAGCAAATgcgattaacggccattttcttgtagctccgttaggctttaactgccagttaacagaaagtaaattgcaaatatcttctctctggttaactttaactgaaaaattttcagcagttaaatttctaactggcatgtgggatatataggcaagatgacagatatgtccatggtacggtttaaaaattcgttagctaacggagcactaacggagcttcatgaaaatgaggGTAAAGCAAATATGTCGTAAGTGAGAGTGAGGAAAGGTTTGTTAATGTGTGTGaacaaaacttttgtaaaatcaCGCCCTCAATCGATCACACTTATtctcacaaaacaaaaaaaaaaagaagaaaaaaaaaacaatctcgtTCATGCTAAAGATTAAGTTCTTCCTCATATGTTAACCACATCTATTATTTGAATATACATAATTATTGTTGGCGCTGAACTTATTCTACGTTTGAAAATGAGACTCGTGAATACGTCCGGAGCAGGGATGGATAattaagtactatagtactttttcaatACTTCTTCATCCTggccagtaccgtagtaccttttgtgtagacatttttgagccgatatcagatttatggtacaatagttttgacaaaatatttaaacattttgtgaaagtctttaacaaacttatttgctaatagtcaaatttggcaaaacagacaagttcatgcgggaaaaaatctcgattttgtagaagccatagtcaaaaatacgattttcttgaatttcaagaatgttttagtcgaaaaaacatgtgattctatattacgctttcacacgaacactttctagataaaAAGTTATGGATCGagtactaaaataatgcgaacaTTACAGTTACGTTCGAAACTTgatacaaaaataatctaccaaaatttgatgaaaatcttaccataaaatacccaaaaattttatttagcaaaaatgaa contains these protein-coding regions:
- the LOC142220329 gene encoding glyoxylate reductase/hydroxypyruvate reductase, with protein sequence MFVTRHLIKLQSCLVLRRLKSIDNITGTLRQTSSKMENPKSVYVTRPDVAAVGLDLLKKECNVTTWSEPKPVPRDELLKQIQGKDALFCALTDKIDAEVIEKAGPQLKCISTISVGYEHIDLQECKKRGIRVGYTPEVLTDATAELTLALILATNRRLIEANKEVYNGGWKSWAPSWMCGQGLKGARIGLFGFGRIGQEIASRLVPFKPSLITYTTRTERPKEAKQVSASYVSFEEMLSESDFIIACCALTPETKEIFNSSAFDKMKSNCIFINIARGGVVDQPALYKALKERRILAAGLDVTTPEPLPLNDPLLTLDNIVVLPHIGSAETNTRAEMSRITAMNILAGLNGTQMIYEVNL
- the LOC142220330 gene encoding CCA tRNA nucleotidyltransferase 1, mitochondrial gives rise to the protein MIINQKLVKLFNRQLLSFAVQHRRYMAQQQTKEFKAKIQGVPEKMRDNPAFKKIDSPEFRSIFTDELMTLVNIFKKYNHELRIAGGAVRDILMDIKPKDIDFATTATPDEMKEMFKTEEIRMVNTKGEKHGTITPRIANKENFEVTTLRIDVRTDGRHAEVQYTTDWQLDANRRDLTINSMFLGFDGTVYDYFFGYEDLQQRRVVFVGDASVRIQEDYLRILRYFRFYGRIAREPNCHDAPTLEAIRNNAEGLAKISGERIWSEMKKIVVGNFAEELVLEMINCQMTVHCGLPQDPNIVEFKRLCMALKDFDDSHYPILVMISLLNTVEDVMKLHERLRLSAFERDMALFITQYRDKVDVDYITLLDYQRLCLRPYANREFVEQLLKYKHKPELYKSLKSWNTPRFPINGNTLKERGLEPTKKMGLIINQLKGIWVDSSFTISSEELLEKHLPTVLETLKSPPLTPNKKRKTSE
- the LOC142220331 gene encoding U6 snRNA methylphosphate capping enzyme Amus — protein: MEISSIMDICETKQNADIKRKAESDLVCKQVHKKICQEPNSPKIISLESSQCAPFNENNNITEETKNISSQGLPKKEFLETEAGSPEKKQQNFIPKSPKKRLEFPTTSGRENQTKVKEKFIYGNYTQYYGYRNKDKDFHDIRLDVFEKYKDSFKDKLVLDVGCNSGFITMEVAKRFEVKSIVGLDIDKHLINQAIKSVIRHKKALPINSDLKRSHKFPFNVTFVHGNYVLRDAVLLEIERPQFDVILCLSITKWIHLNFGDNGLKMAFRRMFLQLHPKGILILEAQPFDNYGRRKKMTETIYTNYTNMKFFPKNFDEFLLSPEIGFVKMEIMGVPDHCKKGFKRPLQIFYKE